One window of Pseudomonas sp. FP198 genomic DNA carries:
- a CDS encoding type I secretion system permease/ATPase, which produces MKTPNAASAPVVAPPLKSALRRGLIGAALFSGVINILALIGPVFMLEVYDRVIPSQSVPTLVALGLLALGVYALSGLLDIIRSRVMVRIASSLDLALSSKVFNVIAGASLKTPITGDALKPAQELDQIRGFIGGPGLVAFFDLPWTPVYLAICFYIHPLFGLLTVGLMAILIGLTLITDRQTRKLMQTSADALNKRNHLGQQAHQNAEALMAMGMLANTSNIWQKSHSTFITLQRRLIDIGGFYGGISKTLRQVVQSAALALGAWLVIKGDLSGGTMIAASIIVARTLAPAEQVIATWRSLLGAQIAWKKLVEVFALFPDAQSKTELPAAHRSLQVENVFAAPPGAQHLTLQNINFMVAAGTAVGVVGPSASGKSSLARVLVNAWTPARGHVRLDGAPLDLLTEQARGKLIGYLPQSVGLFTGTVAQNIARLDPAAQDSAIVSAAQLAGVHELILQLPQGYETQVGEGGVNLSAGQRQRVALARALFGDPFLVVLDEPNSNLDAEGEQALAKAILALKARGAIVIVIAHRTNILSVIDQVLILEQGVQTAYGPRDVVLKRSPAAPPRPSSNVVELGASN; this is translated from the coding sequence TTGAAAACCCCTAACGCTGCCAGTGCGCCTGTTGTCGCGCCTCCATTGAAGTCGGCACTGCGCCGGGGGCTGATAGGCGCCGCGCTGTTTTCCGGGGTGATCAATATCCTGGCGCTGATCGGCCCGGTGTTCATGCTGGAGGTCTACGACCGCGTCATTCCCAGCCAGAGTGTTCCGACTCTGGTCGCCCTGGGGCTCCTGGCGCTAGGGGTCTATGCGCTTTCGGGGCTGCTGGATATCATTCGTTCACGGGTCATGGTGCGAATTGCCTCCTCGCTGGACCTGGCGCTGTCATCCAAGGTCTTCAACGTCATCGCCGGTGCGTCACTGAAGACACCCATTACCGGCGACGCCTTGAAACCGGCCCAGGAGCTGGACCAGATTCGCGGTTTTATTGGCGGACCGGGCCTGGTGGCTTTTTTCGATTTGCCCTGGACGCCGGTCTACCTCGCCATCTGCTTTTATATCCATCCGCTGTTTGGCCTTTTGACCGTCGGCCTGATGGCCATCCTTATCGGCCTGACCCTGATCACCGACCGCCAGACCCGCAAGCTGATGCAGACTTCGGCCGATGCGTTGAACAAGCGCAACCACCTCGGTCAGCAAGCTCACCAGAACGCCGAAGCGCTGATGGCCATGGGCATGTTGGCCAATACGTCGAATATCTGGCAGAAGAGCCACAGTACCTTCATCACCCTGCAGCGACGCTTGATCGACATCGGCGGTTTTTACGGTGGCATCTCCAAGACCTTGCGCCAGGTCGTGCAGTCGGCCGCCCTGGCCCTTGGGGCTTGGCTGGTGATCAAAGGTGACTTGAGCGGTGGCACGATGATCGCGGCGTCGATCATCGTGGCGCGAACCCTGGCACCGGCTGAGCAGGTGATTGCCACGTGGCGAAGTCTGCTGGGTGCCCAGATAGCCTGGAAGAAGCTGGTGGAAGTGTTCGCCCTGTTCCCTGATGCCCAGAGCAAGACCGAGCTACCCGCTGCTCATCGCAGTTTGCAGGTCGAAAACGTTTTTGCGGCGCCGCCCGGCGCACAGCACCTGACCTTGCAAAATATCAACTTCATGGTCGCCGCGGGTACTGCCGTAGGCGTGGTAGGACCGAGTGCATCGGGCAAGTCATCACTGGCGCGCGTGCTGGTCAACGCCTGGACGCCGGCCCGCGGGCATGTGCGGCTCGATGGTGCGCCGCTCGATCTGCTGACCGAACAGGCGCGAGGCAAGTTGATCGGCTACCTGCCTCAAAGCGTCGGTCTGTTCACTGGAACCGTCGCCCAGAACATCGCCCGGCTGGACCCTGCTGCACAGGACAGCGCAATTGTCAGCGCTGCGCAATTGGCCGGCGTGCATGAGCTGATCCTGCAATTGCCCCAAGGCTATGAAACCCAGGTGGGCGAGGGCGGGGTCAACCTCTCGGCCGGCCAACGGCAACGGGTGGCGCTGGCCAGGGCGCTGTTTGGTGATCCGTTCCTGGTGGTGTTGGACGAGCCGAATTCAAACCTCGATGCCGAAGGCGAGCAGGCGCTGGCCAAGGCCATCCTGGCGCTCAAGGCCCGTGGTGCAATCGTGATAGTGATTGCCCACCGCACCAATATCCTGTCGGTGATCGATCAGGTGCTGATCCTCGAACAGGGCGTACAGACCGCTTACGGTCCGAGGGATGTCGTCCTTAAACGCTCTCCCGCAGCGCCTCCCCGGCCCTCCAGCAATGTTGTGGAACTGGGAGCGTCGAACTGA